CCCCAATTTCTGcactttatgcttttttttgcaactttatcacagtttttgccatcttgtgccccttttcacccattttttgccactttttgaccatttttttccaccttcagtttattttattgccacttttacccgtttttgccacttttcaccacttgtattgtggctcttgcaaaggtatttttcaactactgggctctttggttgccataaaggcattaaaagcccAAAAGTATAAGGAACTATCCAGAGCTTCACAAATGTCTCAgactaccctaaccctaaccaaaggtTAAATTTAAGGTATGTCAAGAGACGTGTTTATCTCGGTCTCGAATGTGCTCCAGTCTGAGGTTTAGGCTACGTTTATTGATCGTTGATGGCTGATCAGCTGGAGGAGAGCTGTCCTGCTCTGGTGTGTGAGCGAGTGAGGCCTGCTGGCGTCTATAAATAACCCTCGCTCTCAGAGTCTCCACAGACGTGGCTGAAGGCTGACAGAGGACACGGACTCGGCTTCATCCCTTACTTTATTTACAGGACAGTAAATCTCTCAGTGTTTACATCAGTGATCAATAACTCTGACAGAGTCCACACTTAGAGGAGAAACATGATCAATACAGGagatcaatatgatcaatacaCTCAGCTGACAGTCCttcatgatcagctgatcatcagttTCCAATCACAACAATCAATAATCGATCAAAGTGAGCCTCTGCGGGTCTGTCAGAGTTAAAGGgctcttctgtgtttttgttcagacCTGCTCAGAGGTGGACCCTGGTCCGCGCGTTCAGCAGGAAGTGAAGCCTTCAGTATTCTGATGTTTGACCTTAAACGGTCCTGACGGCGTCCTCAGGTTCTCTCAGAGACGACCTTCACAGGCGATCAATAACCTGATCgatttaaagctgcagaccCGCTCAGAGCTGAGACCTCGTATCTCCTCTGAGTCCTGAAGTCTGCCCGGAGATACCAGCTTTCTacctgtttatttacattttatttacatcatCAGCCGCCGTCCAACCACAGCAGCCCTGAGGTATTTACGGCCTGTTTCCATGGTGACAATGATGTCACTGCCAGCTGTGTGGCTGCAGGAAGCTGGGGAGTTCATTGATCCGGTCTGGACCGGACCGGGCCAAACACCTGAGCGCCTGCAGCAGGAGAGGAGGCGGAGCCAGACCGCACAGCCAGTTAAACACTTCagttcccagaatgctttgccaGCGCTGTGGCTCCCCCTGCAGGCGCTGTGGCGCCAGCGGCTTTGGTAGGAACAGCAGCAGGAAGTCGAGGCAGCGCTGCGCCTGGCGCCGCTCCGACGGGTCGCAGGAGACGAGTCGCTGCAGCGCGGCGTCGAGGCCGTGGGGCCGGGCGCCGtggaccagcagcagcagcagacagtcGGGACGAGACAGCTCCACCGCCAACTGGACCGCTGTCTTCTCCGAGTCCGCCACGTGAGAGCAGCCGCCACAGCTGTCCAGGAAGTGGAACCACTCGCTCTGCGTGTCGCAGTCCTTCAGCGCCTCCACCATCATACCGAGGATCGCCAAACGGTCGTACCGCACCGCCACCGACAGGTGTGGCGAGCCGCTGCTGCGACAGCAGCAGAAACTGCAGCGCGGCGCTCTGAGCGCGCTCACTGAGTACCTGGTGAGCAGGTAGCGTGCGTAGTCCTGGTGGTCGTGGACGAGCGCGTAGAGCAGCGCCTCTGACGGCAGGAAGGGGCGTGGCTGACCGTCCTCCCACACCAGCACCTCCATGCTCCTCATGTCCTCCAGCAGCCACACCGGCAGAGCCTCCCGCACGGCGCAGTAGAAGGAGAACGCCGTCCGCTCGCACTCACGCTGAGACGGAGACGATGACAGGTGGTCCACCTGGGAGGACAGGACCCACGGCATGGCCACGCCCACAGAcgcacacctggagacacacctGGAGACGATCACAGCTGGTCAGAAGGAGCCTTTCAGGTCCACTGTAGACCGTTTGAACTGTCTGATCCTGATCCCAGTCCGGGTTATGATAGTGATCCTGGTGTGGTtttggtcctggtcctggttctgGTCTTGCTCCTGGTTCTGATCCTGGTTCAGCCTGCAGACTCTCACGGCGACTCTCCGTCAAACCTCCGTCCTCCACTCCTCCACACTTTTATagcccctcccccctcccccccgGGGCCCGGCCCCCCGTGCTCCCGCCGCTCCAGCTCCATGTGTGGTTGTTTGTTTGGGGGCCGGTCTGAGGATCGAGTGTCTCACATTCTGAACATAGCGGCCCTGGCAGTCCTGCAGACGTTTATGTAAGGGGGACAGGAAGTTAGATCCTGATTATTGACGACCCAGAACTGATCGGCTCTCAGAGTCACCACcacgtttgtttgtttgtgtttttaaagcttcaggCTTTGTTTACTGtcagcagaaacacacaaacacacacacaaacaaacacaaacacacacacacccacacacaaacacacacacacaaacaaacacacacacacacacaaacaaacacacacacacacagaaacaaacaccaGCTGATAGATTAGTGTCTTCTATTCATGGAAATGTTCCAgtcttttgtctctttaatCAGTAATCAGTGATtctatttgaaatgtttctgtcaGAGGTCACATGACCTGAACCGCCATTATTAAATaatttcattagtttttgtttcattattatttatttaattatgatTAAATGTATTCATGTTTCTGTCAGAGGTCACATGACCTGAACCGTCATTGAGATCTATGATGTTAGACTGATGAACAGCTCCTCCTGCTGTTCTCTGACTGCTACTACACCAACAAGaaaatcaaccaatcacagcatCAGCTGGGTCAGGAGGACTGGAGAGGACTGGTTTATTCTGCCTCTGAGGTCTTACAGGTTCAtctaaaaaatgagaatatcatgaaaaggttCAGAATTTTTGTCTCTCATGTCAGAGAGGTTAACCCAAATGTTATACAGactcatcacacacacacacacacacacacccacccccacccacctacacacagatacacagatacagatacacacaaatacacacctacacacacacacatacacccccacacacagatacacacacacacacacactgccaaAGGTGCCAGACGCTgcttcagtgaccatggtgGTACTGTGgttctgacctgaaccccacagagaatctatggaagatgagagacaccagagcCAACGATGCAGATGACCTGCAGGCCGCTCTCAGAGCATCCTGGGCGTCAGCTACACCTGAGGCCTGTAGGACCGAGCTGGATCAGCAGGGCCGGGATATCTCTCCGTCAGCTGGACTGACTTTCAGGACATTCGCAATCTGGATCAGCTGTACGACAAAGCTGGTTATCAACTCGATAATTGCATCCAGGGTTCTGGATCAGCGCTCGCTCACATAAAAGGGGTGGGGTTTGCAGCGTCTGACCAATCACAAACCTGGAGAAAGCCTGCAGAGCAGCGAATTTCTCAATGGAGGAACAGACAATTATTCTTAGAAAATATGAGGAGTTTAAGgacccgtccacatggagacgaattcaggcgtatacgcaaaagtttttggtcgtattggcgtttcatccacatggaaatggcGTTTTgagtgactgtaaacgatactttttaaaatgggtcccagagtgaataaatccgtaaacgactaccgtctccgtgtggacggctacccgcatctttcttgaaacgatttcgtcacacacagcgtagcgcCCTTAAGGCGCTGCGCGGGTCCGGCCCAAACAAACATggcggactacagggttgtgttggtgccgcagaagctactgagcttgttctggctttcacagaaaaatctgatgctcctccACCGTGGAACGCACAcgccagatgttcttaaatccaacgtggGGAAAACCTAAaaggcaactagaagaaagtttgtcagttttctgggatcttcttctcttttggtgcatttctgtggcagcagcacagcgccacatacaggctcGGCAGATGCACTACAGCGTTCTCAGTCGTTTCCAGCGGTTTTGTGCTTACACGGATCCAgaaacgatcccgtctttacggaaaactttttcaaaacaaaacggcaaTGTATcgtttcatctctgtgtgggcGGGGCTAAATCAATCATCCAGGCCAGTAGCAGCACTGTGGCTGCAGCAAAAGCCAGGAAGGAATGCTGGCAGAAAACTGCCGACTCTGTTAATGCGTAAATTCGTCAGATTATACGACATTAATTCATGGGACGGTATAAACAGACAGCActctgatcactcagtttgACTTTATTACGGCACAGATGTTTGGGGCGGAGCTTCCTCAGCCAgttttgtgttgtaatattaATTCCTCACTTTGATTAGAACCACAAAATACAGTTTATCaacatgattaaaatattaaatgtacAGTTGTCATACCCTGCTCAAGTTTCTGCAACAGTGCAGACTCCCTGAAGATCTGGGAGTCATGAACGGACCCTGGCCACTGAGCCACAAGGCTGGTGGCCATCATTTGGTGGTCACATGTCATCCACAGAAGCATTTGGGGTTCACATTAGTCAAGGTGCACCTGAAAAGACTTGAATAAAGTTCAGCTGTGACAAcagtgttgtgtgtttgtgtatgtggaccgttttaaaatgatgtgatAGACATGATGGAAAGTGAGACGAGACATACTGATAGTGAACTGAATGTGACATGTTTGTGCATGGAGCGTGTTTCTGAGTTATCTGAACTACCTGAATGTTGAGGCTgtgaaagttttatttattggCATAGTCCGCCTCATTTTCCCCCAGACTTCCACAGATGGGGATGTGGGTACGATGACTCTAGGGAACCCTGTGAAAGGGACATGCTGCATTCAGTATACCGCTCAGCAGGCCTACGTCATCAGGTGTACATTATTAGTATTTTACATAGCCTGTATCATCTTACCTGCTGTCATATAAAACcctaacctcgcaaagcagatacggccgtttccttgtttctcactggtgaatccatcttcaaagctcccatctgaactgcttgggcccagttagaaagtgacaggaccaatcagagatgaggggcggtactttcaggtgcagcagagtcgtatcgtaaacaagcagcaggaagagctggtgcagttatggaggaagagattagcgtggatgggaacttgaccacatttcttggttaaaagaagaacaaagaacagcagtgagctgttttcttttcaaaaaccacaaaagtcgagtactgacatgtctacagtcgccatgtttcgcgttattcctcactagctgcacacgtgcagttcgatagcggctacgtcacctgttttgttgctctgattggcccgtagagatgtgacagacagaacgttcatccagtcacactccgagctgttttcaaagcctctgccttttctcagacgtttcctattgaagctggatgtgtgaaacaaatccatctgacgtgtcaggttaataaaaACCCTCTTTGACTGAATGTTTGGGCAGGTGGGCGGGGAAAACCACGAAGACATCCAGTAGCTCAGTCAGGGCCCTCGCCACTCTGTGTACAGCAGGGCAGCATGTGTTCCTGCTGAGGTTCTCAGCGTCACCAGCAGTGTGCATATAAGAAcctatgaatgaatgaatgaatgaatgaatgaataaataaatgtatgactgtatgaatgtatgaatgaatgtatgaatgtatgactgtatgaatgtatgaatgaatgactgtatgaatgaatgaatgaatgaatgaatgaatgaatgtatgaatgaatgaatgtatgactgtatgaatgaataaatgtatgaataaatgaatgaatgaatgaatgaatgaatgtatgactgtatgaatgtatgaatgaatgactgtatgaatgaatgaatgaatgtatgaatgaatgaatgtatgactgtatgaatgaataaatgtatgaataaatgaatgaatgaatgtatgactgtatgaatgtatgaatgaatgactgtatgaatgaatgaatgaatgtatgaatgaatgaatgtatgaatgaatgaatgaatgaataaatgtatgactgtatgaatgtatgaatgaatgtatgaatgtatgaatgaatgactgtatgaatgaatgaatgaatgaatgtatgaatgtatgaatgaatgaatgtatgaatgaatgaatgtatgactgtatgaatgaataaatgtatgaataaatgaatgaatgaatgaatgaatgtatgactgtatgaatgaatgaatgaatgaatgaatgtatgactgtatgaatgaatgaatgaatgtatgaatgaatgaatgaatgaatgtatgactgtatgaatgaataaatgtatgaatgaatgaatgtatgaatgaatgaatgaatgaataaatgtatgaataaatgaatgaatgaatgaatggatgaatgaataaatgtatgactgtatgaatgaatgaatgaatgaatgaataaatgaatgtatgactgtatgaatgaatgaatgtatgaatgaatgaatgaataaatgtatgaataaatgaatgaatgaatgaatgaatgtatgaatgaaagaatgaatgaatgtatgactgtatgaatgaatgaatgtatgaatgaataaatgtatgaatgtatgaatgaaagaatgaatgaatgaatgtatgactgtatgaatgaatgaatgaatgacggaataaatgtatgaatgaatgaatgaatgaatgtatgaatgaaagaatgaatgaatgtatgactgtatgaatgaatgaatgtatgaatgaataaatgtatgaatgtatgaatgaaagaatgaatgaatgaatgaatgaatgtatgactgtatgaatgaatgaatgaatgacggaataaatgtatgaatgaatgaatgaatgaatgtatgaatttatgaatgaaagaatgaatgaatgaatgtatgaatgtatgaataaatgaatgaatgtatgaatgaaagaatgaatgaatgaatgaataaatgaatgaaataatgtatgaatgaatgaatgaatgaatgtatgaatgtatgacTGTATGAAttaatgaatgtatgaatgaatgaatgaatgaatgaataaatgtatgaacgaatgaatgtatgaatgtatgaatgaatgaatgaatgaatgtatgactgaatgaatgtatgaatgtatgactgtatgaatgaatgaatgtatgaatgaatgaatgaatgaataaatgtatgaataaatgaatgaatgaatgaatgaatgaatgaatgaatggatggatgaatgaatgaatgtatgaatgtatgaatgaatgaatgtatgaatgtatgactgtatgaatgtgtgactgtatgaatgaataaatgtatgaatgaatgaatgtatgaatgaatgaatgaatgaataaatgtatgaataaatgaatgaatgaatgaatggatgaatgaatgaatgtatgactgtatgaatgaatgaatgaatgaatgaataaatgaatgtatgactgtatgaatgaatgaatgaataaatgtatgaataaatgaatgaatgaatgaatcaatcaatgtatgaatgaaagaatgaatgaatgtatgactgtatgaatgaatgaatgtatgaatgaataaatgtatgaatgaaagaatgaaagaatgaatgaatgaatgaatgaataaatgaatgaatgaatgaatgtatgaatgtatgaataaatgaatgtatgtatgtatgtatgaatgaatgaatgtatgaatgaatgaatgaatgaatgaattttgTGTCCCCTCTTACCACCCATCCCACATGGGATTATGAGACACCATCAGCATTGGTATAAgaattattatatattataataataatataacaatATTGGTATAAGAAAAGTCTAAATGAGTACCAATGTTTTAACAATTGCTTCATTAATGAACCTACCTGTGTGGgataaataaaggaatatcttatctttaAAAACCTCAGCACAATGCACACAGTCTGTGGTACGGTGAGCGCCCAACTGCCATGCGTTACATTCGCAGCGTATGCCTCCATCAGTTGGCAAATGT
This genomic window from Cheilinus undulatus linkage group 18, ASM1832078v1, whole genome shotgun sequence contains:
- the ankrd9 gene encoding ankyrin repeat domain-containing protein 9, with the translated sequence MPWVLSSQVDHLSSSPSQRECERTAFSFYCAVREALPVWLLEDMRSMEVLVWEDGQPRPFLPSEALLYALVHDHQDYARYLLTRYSVSALRAPRCSFCCCRSSGSPHLSVAVRYDRLAILGMMVEALKDCDTQSEWFHFLDSCGGCSHVADSEKTAVQLAVELSRPDCLLLLLVHGARPHGLDAALQRLVSCDPSERRQAQRCLDFLLLFLPKPLAPQRLQGEPQRWQSILGTEVFNWLCGLAPPPLLLQALRCLARSGPDRINELPSFLQPHSWQ